The Candidatus Eisenbacteria bacterium genome includes the window ACGCGCGAGGCGCGGCTCGCCGCCAAGGGCGTCGACTTCGGCGTCCTGCGCGCGAGCGCGAAGGGCGACGTCGACGGATCCGGGCTCCAGGGCATCGACGCGGACCTCGTCGTGAAGCCCTTCGGCTGGAAGGGCACGCTCGCCGACTTCTCGGACTTCGCCAGCGAGGCGCTCCAGGTCCACATGGGCGTCCAGAGCGACCGGCTCCTCGCGAGCGGCGTGCGCGAACGGCTCGGCGACGGCAAGGATCCGGGCGACCCCGACGGCGACGGCATCCGCGACGAGCTCGGGCGCGGTCCCTTCGAGGCGCTCACGGTCCATCTGGCGCTCCTCGAGATGCCCATCGTCGAGCCGATGATCCAGGACCGTCGCATCCCGGCGGCGGCGACGAACCTCCTCCCACCGACGACGACGAGCTTCGCCGCCGACTTCCAGCGCGGGCGCGATCGGTTTCACGCGGCCGGCTGCGCGGGCTGCCACCAGCCGATGATGGTCCTCGAGAGCCCCATGCTCGAGCTGGACGGGCTCCCGCCGATCGACCTGTCGCGTAGCATGCGGCAGCCGGGGCTGCGATACGATCCGCGCCTCGGCGGCTATCCCGTGTGGCTGTTCAGCGATCTGCGCCGCCACGACATGGGCCCCGGCAACGCCGCCAGGCACGTCCAGAACGGCGTCGCCACGCAGATGTACCTGACGCCGCGCCTGTGGGGTGTCGCCGACTCGGCGCCCTACCTCCACGACGGCCGCGCGCCGAGCCTCGAGTATGCGATCGCCGGACACGACGGCGAAGGCGCCGCCGCGCGCGCCGCGTTCGCGGCGCTCTCGTGGGACGACCGGGCGGCCGTTCGCGTCTACTTGATGTCGCTGCGGCGTGCGCCGCGCGTCGTCGTGCCCTGAGCGCCCGCGTCCTTCGCGGGACGCAGCACCAGCAGGTCGAGCACGCCCACACCGAGCTTGCCGCCGACGGGGTGACGGAGCGAGCTCACGAGGAGCGCCGGGCGACCGTGTCCGTCGGGATCGGGAGCCGGCCGCATGTGCCAGCCGAACCAGGAGTCCGCCTCGTCGCCGGCGAGCTCGCCCAACACGGCGCCGCTACGCGCCGAGCGAAATTCGACGCGGCCCACGCGGTCGTCGGCGTCGCGACGATACCAGGGCGCGCCGATCGCGAGATCCGTGACGCCGTCACCGTCGAGATCGCCCGCCGCGATGACCATGCGCCCGAACAGCTCGCCCGGCTGCCGGCCCGACCAATGTCGCAGCTCCTTCCCGCTGCCGCTCGAATAGATGTAGAGCTCCCCGGGGATCGAGCGGGTCTGATCCTCGGTCCCGGGCGCTGCCACGACGACATCGGCCTTGCCGTCGCCGTCGAGATCCGGAGCCGCCGCCACGACGCTCCCGAAACCGCCGCGCGGGTCCGTGCTCCGCCAGTGCTGCAGCTCCTTGCCGCTGGCAGACGACAACACCGACGCTCCGGAGACCTTCGTGCCGTCGCGCCGGCGCGCGTACGGCGCCCCGACCACGAGGTCGGCGCGCCCGTCGCCGTCGAGATCGTCGAGCCGGGCGACGTACCATCCGAAGGACCCGCCTTCGTCCTGCGGAAGGTACGTCCGCAGCACGGTGCCGT containing:
- a CDS encoding di-heme oxidoredictase family protein; translation: MTRRACAMIAATVLLVACGGEPDDRPAWRASCPPVERPAPLGLEAGREAHRLAARRQELRLREAAEPGFFMREMRTQLDPARLAAGWVCLDEVADRGQLLFEHEFDFADGLGSGNAARAPTGPFRRVHQDLFGGPETISCPSCHWIGGPDGAGAETDNAFLDGDGERPGSGDARNPPALVAPGVVMALGREMTHALQQQRADLVRDAARAGATREARLAAKGVDFGVLRASAKGDVDGSGLQGIDADLVVKPFGWKGTLADFSDFASEALQVHMGVQSDRLLASGVRERLGDGKDPGDPDGDGIRDELGRGPFEALTVHLALLEMPIVEPMIQDRRIPAAATNLLPPTTTSFAADFQRGRDRFHAAGCAGCHQPMMVLESPMLELDGLPPIDLSRSMRQPGLRYDPRLGGYPVWLFSDLRRHDMGPGNAARHVQNGVATQMYLTPRLWGVADSAPYLHDGRAPSLEYAIAGHDGEGAAARAAFAALSWDDRAAVRVYLMSLRRAPRVVVP
- a CDS encoding FG-GAP-like repeat-containing protein, which codes for MRAASPARECWRRRLLSVVAALCCSTFPPGVAWATTSCATPGSGWCVARRFAGTVPQGEIGFRFGEPLDVDGDGRADPAAGARFKLQQGTLQNGSATVWSGASGTPIREWDGDMPDGLFGHWVMPVPDVSGDGLADVVIAAPHAPVDGRMRGVVVARSPKTGEEIWRRPEAESENLGWDLTLAGDADGDGHPDLFVGAPAADGGRVYLLNGKDGTVLRTYLPQDEGGSFGWYVARLDDLDGDGRADLVVGAPYARRRDGTKVSGASVLSSASGKELQHWRSTDPRGGFGSVVAAAPDLDGDGKADVVVAAPGTEDQTRSIPGELYIYSSGSGKELRHWSGRQPGELFGRMVIAAGDLDGDGVTDLAIGAPWYRRDADDRVGRVEFRSARSGAVLGELAGDEADSWFGWHMRPAPDPDGHGRPALLVSSLRHPVGGKLGVGVLDLLVLRPAKDAGAQGTTTRGARRSDIK